Proteins from a single region of Nitrospirota bacterium:
- the tenA gene encoding thiaminase II — MSFSDHLRMLAQPIWDAQLTHPFVVALGKGTLPERTFKYYILQDARFLGDLARVFSAGAMRAPDSETALRLTKLAEETIVVERSLHEGYGSRWKMTAKDMSSVPLAPTNYAYTRHMLTVAHTGSVAEITVVALPCAWIYCAVGQHLLKNGPPSKNHPYRDWLMLYASPEFAEVQQWMRKKVDQWAKTAGKEEKRRMEEAFVISSRYEWMFWEMAWNEEKWPV; from the coding sequence ATGTCATTCTCCGACCATCTGCGCATGCTGGCTCAACCGATCTGGGACGCACAGCTCACCCATCCATTCGTCGTCGCCTTGGGCAAGGGGACCTTGCCCGAGCGCACATTCAAGTACTACATCCTGCAAGACGCCAGGTTTCTCGGCGACCTGGCCCGCGTGTTTTCTGCCGGAGCGATGAGAGCGCCGGATTCAGAAACGGCGCTGCGGCTCACGAAGCTCGCAGAAGAAACCATCGTCGTCGAACGGAGCCTCCACGAAGGATATGGGTCGCGCTGGAAAATGACCGCAAAGGACATGTCGTCCGTGCCTCTGGCACCGACGAACTATGCCTACACCAGGCACATGCTGACCGTTGCACATACAGGCTCGGTAGCGGAAATCACCGTCGTCGCCCTTCCCTGCGCCTGGATCTACTGCGCCGTCGGACAGCATTTATTGAAGAACGGACCTCCGTCTAAAAATCATCCCTATCGCGACTGGCTCATGCTCTACGCCTCGCCGGAGTTTGCAGAAGTGCAGCAATGGATGCGCAAAAAAGTGGACCAGTGGGCCAAGACCGCAGGGAAGGAAGAAAAACGGCGCATGGAAGAAGCGTTCGTCATCAGCTCGCGGTATGAGTGGATGTTCTGGGAGATGGCGTGGAACGAGGAGAAGTGGCCGGTGTAA
- a CDS encoding FRG domain-containing protein: protein MERGEVAGVRGGRARVGRLSSLERYKARRFSIDEYYRIISAVKPQIETLTNMRWDIPTPPDFSKLMAQRIPFLIGGLPGYEYMVHLRHHGFPSPLLDWTRSPYVAAFFAFDGAKDHTKTVSIFAYQEYAGMGKSGSSGESAISSLGPYIRSHRRHYLQQSEYTVCTVKKEDVGYYECHESAFGGSVTVQDLLWKFNLPASERAKVLRALDAHNLNAFSLFGSTESLMKTLALREIDFSTEE, encoded by the coding sequence GTGGAACGAGGAGAAGTGGCCGGTGTAAGAGGCGGGCGGGCCAGAGTTGGGCGGCTCTCTTCGCTTGAACGATATAAAGCACGCCGTTTTAGCATTGACGAGTATTACCGCATTATCTCTGCTGTAAAGCCACAAATCGAAACCCTTACGAATATGCGGTGGGACATCCCTACTCCCCCGGACTTCTCAAAATTGATGGCGCAGCGCATACCTTTCCTCATCGGCGGGTTGCCCGGCTATGAGTATATGGTCCACCTCCGTCATCATGGATTCCCCTCTCCACTACTCGACTGGACCCGCTCGCCCTATGTAGCGGCTTTCTTCGCATTTGATGGTGCTAAAGATCACACTAAAACAGTCTCGATTTTTGCGTACCAGGAATATGCGGGAATGGGAAAGAGTGGTTCTAGTGGAGAATCTGCCATATCGAGCTTAGGCCCGTATATCAGAAGTCATCGGCGACATTATCTTCAACAGAGTGAATACACAGTCTGTACTGTCAAGAAAGAAGACGTCGGTTACTACGAATGTCACGAATCGGCATTCGGGGGAAGTGTTACTGTTCAGGACCTGCTTTGGAAGTTCAACCTACCAGCCAGTGAGAGAGCAAAAGTCCTCAGGGCACTTGACGCCCACAACCTCAACGCATTTTCTCTGTTTGGCTCTACAGAAAGCCTCATGAAAACATTAGCTCTTAGAGAGATCGATTTTTCGACCGAAGAATGA
- a CDS encoding FlgO family outer membrane protein, translating to MNRLLLTILLAISTCWTVPAHAASPYEDSLRLLAEGVIADVAKAKRGRLAVMDFTDAKGIVTPIGQFVAEELSTQILVTGEFKVVDRALMISTLKKFHVTKLEPAQAKAVTRAAKAVRADVFLTGSYLESAGEVRVTVKLLNPSTVQSLGATRGTLPKAGPLGDLIKEVNKPPVVIVDPSAKAPPPPGLGFHRNEQYQLVVTALHQRDNRVTADLTVENTSSRDLKVLCLLQNTLLEDNHGALWKLDAQDNREGLCARGLELSPREKDRAVLTFSAPASAQASHFTLRYHERMPRQDARFSIEGLTAEPAGASPAVTDTPTPPSTN from the coding sequence ATGAATCGCCTCCTCCTTACGATCCTCCTGGCCATCTCCACCTGCTGGACGGTTCCTGCTCACGCAGCCTCGCCGTACGAGGACAGTCTGAGACTGCTGGCGGAGGGAGTGATCGCCGATGTCGCAAAGGCGAAGAGGGGACGCCTGGCGGTGATGGACTTTACGGATGCAAAAGGCATCGTCACACCGATCGGACAGTTTGTCGCAGAGGAACTGAGCACGCAGATCTTAGTCACCGGCGAGTTCAAAGTCGTCGACCGCGCCCTCATGATTTCGACGTTGAAAAAGTTCCATGTCACGAAGCTCGAACCGGCTCAGGCGAAAGCCGTGACGCGAGCGGCCAAAGCGGTACGGGCCGATGTATTTCTCACTGGGTCCTATCTCGAATCGGCTGGAGAGGTCCGGGTCACCGTGAAGCTACTCAACCCCAGCACCGTCCAATCACTAGGCGCCACACGCGGCACCCTTCCCAAAGCCGGCCCGCTAGGGGATCTGATCAAGGAAGTGAACAAACCGCCGGTCGTCATCGTCGATCCGTCCGCCAAGGCGCCTCCACCCCCCGGTCTCGGCTTCCACCGTAATGAGCAGTATCAGCTGGTCGTGACCGCGCTGCACCAGCGGGACAATCGGGTCACCGCCGATCTGACCGTCGAGAATACCTCGTCGCGTGACCTGAAAGTCCTCTGTCTGCTGCAAAACACCCTGCTGGAAGACAACCATGGCGCGCTATGGAAATTGGATGCGCAAGACAATCGTGAAGGACTCTGTGCACGTGGGCTCGAACTCTCGCCACGCGAAAAAGACCGAGCCGTACTGACCTTCTCGGCTCCGGCCAGCGCACAGGCAAGCCACTTTACTTTGCGTTATCACGAGAGAATGCCACGCCAGGATGCCCGGTTCTCCATTGAAGGCCTCACAGCCGAACCGGCTGGAGCCTCTCCAGCAGTCACAGATACGCCAACACCACCTTCCACCAATTGA
- the thiD gene encoding bifunctional hydroxymethylpyrimidine kinase/phosphomethylpyrimidine kinase: MKQVLTIAGSDSGGGAGIQADIKAMSANGVYAMSVITAITAQNTEEVTEVFELPTSIVAAQIDAVFDDFDVAAVKTGMLSSMAIVEVVAKLLKPQNVTNLVVDPVMISKTGKTLLKPEAIEAVKTQLFPLALLVTPNIHEAQQLSGIEIKTLADARRAAKVIHAFGCKYVLIKGGHLLAERGTDLLYDGRFFNVFKGEFIDTPHTHGTGCTLASAIAAHLARGKSMNDAVQTAKAYLTEAIRHSLAIGHGAGPTNHFYFLQS; the protein is encoded by the coding sequence ATCAAACAGGTTTTAACGATTGCCGGATCCGATTCGGGCGGTGGTGCAGGCATCCAAGCCGACATCAAAGCCATGTCGGCCAACGGGGTCTATGCCATGTCGGTCATTACGGCGATCACGGCACAAAATACGGAAGAGGTCACCGAGGTCTTCGAATTACCGACCTCCATCGTCGCGGCGCAAATCGATGCGGTGTTCGACGACTTCGACGTCGCGGCGGTCAAGACCGGGATGTTGTCCTCGATGGCCATCGTCGAAGTCGTCGCCAAGCTCCTGAAACCTCAAAATGTCACGAATCTCGTGGTGGATCCGGTCATGATTTCGAAGACGGGCAAGACACTGCTGAAGCCCGAGGCCATCGAGGCCGTGAAGACGCAACTCTTCCCTTTGGCACTGCTCGTCACACCGAATATCCACGAGGCCCAGCAACTGTCCGGCATCGAGATCAAAACCCTCGCGGACGCTCGCCGCGCCGCCAAAGTGATTCATGCATTCGGCTGCAAGTATGTGCTGATCAAGGGTGGTCACTTGCTGGCAGAACGAGGCACCGACCTGCTCTATGACGGCCGATTCTTCAATGTGTTCAAGGGGGAGTTCATCGACACCCCCCACACGCATGGCACAGGCTGCACGCTCGCCTCGGCCATCGCGGCCCATCTCGCACGGGGTAAATCCATGAACGACGCCGTTCAGACGGCCAAGGCCTACCTCACCGAGGCCATTCGCCATAGTCTGGCGATCGGCCACGGAGCGGGACCGACGAATCACTTCTATTTTCTTCAATCCTAG
- a CDS encoding alpha/beta fold hydrolase, producing the protein MEETLTFHDRHGHGISAILSRPDRPTTGLAVLCHGFLSGKNSTTNKTLTRLLNEQSLATFRFDFFGQGESDGPFEDITTTLAIAQTEAALNLVAAKGYDRIGLVGSSFGGLVAILTTARRQGITCVALKCPVVDFAEELRLTFGPEELARWQATDTIPNIMGGPNRVRLRYGFYEDCLGQIAYGPAERITAPTLIVQGDHDECVPLHQSQRLHEALGGPKRLDLLPGADHQFTRGADFLQMTTSISEWLVRHLMTEDKIV; encoded by the coding sequence ATGGAAGAAACCCTAACCTTTCATGATCGCCATGGTCACGGCATTTCCGCGATCTTGAGCAGGCCGGACAGACCAACGACAGGTCTCGCGGTGCTCTGCCACGGGTTTCTCTCCGGCAAGAACAGCACAACCAATAAAACCTTGACCCGCCTCCTCAATGAGCAGAGCCTGGCGACCTTCCGATTCGATTTTTTCGGCCAAGGAGAGAGCGACGGACCGTTCGAAGACATCACCACCACGCTGGCGATCGCACAAACTGAAGCCGCACTGAATCTGGTAGCCGCCAAGGGATACGACCGAATCGGGCTCGTCGGCTCAAGCTTCGGAGGGCTCGTAGCCATTCTGACGACAGCCCGGCGGCAGGGAATCACCTGCGTAGCCCTGAAATGTCCAGTGGTGGACTTTGCGGAAGAGCTTCGCTTAACATTCGGGCCTGAAGAATTGGCTCGCTGGCAAGCCACGGACACGATTCCGAACATCATGGGCGGACCGAACCGGGTCCGTTTGCGATATGGCTTTTACGAAGACTGCCTCGGACAGATTGCTTATGGGCCGGCTGAACGAATCACGGCACCGACGCTGATTGTGCAGGGCGACCATGATGAATGTGTCCCCCTCCATCAAAGCCAACGATTGCACGAGGCGCTGGGAGGTCCGAAGCGGCTCGATCTCCTGCCGGGCGCCGATCACCAGTTCACGCGAGGGGCAGATTTTCTCCAGATGACCACCTCGATTAGCGAGTGGCTCGTTAGGCATCTCATGACTGAGGACAAGATCGTTTAG
- a CDS encoding SUMF1/EgtB/PvdO family nonheme iron enzyme encodes MTILLFFTLDMNAQAQLDRLRRSKALELQPPAETPMVEVSEGPFTMGVDGMQALEDERPKHHVVLSRFFIDVHEVTAAQYAVFLSETNRPAPWQWNMVDLSQHGDRPVIGVDWSDADVYCRWKRKRLPTEAEWEKSARGTDGRLYPWGNQVPNKELANYALGARFSYSQVLMPVQSYDQGKSPYGLYQLAGNAGEWVEDWYGVNYYENSPEQNPQGPESGQFKVLRGGSWSDAPKYLLTYGRFKLAPETRNSYTGFRCAKS; translated from the coding sequence TTGACCATCCTTCTCTTTTTCACGCTTGATATGAATGCACAGGCTCAACTTGATCGGCTGAGAAGATCGAAGGCTTTGGAGCTGCAGCCCCCTGCCGAAACTCCGATGGTCGAGGTTTCCGAAGGGCCGTTTACGATGGGTGTCGACGGGATGCAGGCGCTTGAAGATGAGCGTCCCAAGCATCACGTTGTATTATCCAGGTTCTTCATCGACGTTCACGAAGTGACGGCGGCGCAGTACGCAGTTTTTCTTTCTGAGACGAATCGACCTGCACCGTGGCAATGGAATATGGTCGATCTGTCGCAGCATGGCGATCGGCCGGTGATCGGCGTGGACTGGTCTGATGCGGATGTCTATTGCCGGTGGAAGAGGAAGCGGCTACCGACCGAAGCGGAATGGGAAAAGTCGGCCAGAGGAACGGATGGACGATTGTACCCCTGGGGTAATCAGGTGCCGAACAAGGAACTGGCGAATTACGCATTGGGTGCGCGGTTCAGCTATAGCCAGGTCTTGATGCCCGTGCAGTCCTATGACCAGGGTAAGAGTCCATACGGGCTCTACCAACTGGCCGGGAACGCCGGGGAATGGGTCGAGGATTGGTACGGTGTGAACTACTACGAGAACTCTCCGGAACAAAACCCGCAAGGACCTGAGTCAGGTCAATTTAAAGTGCTCCGCGGCGGATCCTGGTCCGACGCACCGAAGTATCTTCTGACATATGGACGGTTCAAGCTCGCGCCTGAGACACGCAATAGTTATACGGGCTTCCGCTGCGCCAAATCCTAA
- a CDS encoding class I SAM-dependent methyltransferase, producing MNRTLEPELMEDDAQVQAYAAADFSQENQGFVDLFREYFPEFSGGHVLDLGCGPGDIPIRLARAVPGCRITAVDASSPMIRLAEDRVRQAGLSDRITFRCERFQDLAGANMADAAMSNSLLHHVPNPLQFWHKIRVAVKPGSPVLVMDLLRPESPGEAQAIVDRYASGAPDILRRDFYNSLLAAFTEDEISAQLAQMNLTRLIIDVPDDRHWVVGGLIH from the coding sequence ATGAATCGAACACTCGAACCGGAACTGATGGAGGACGACGCGCAGGTCCAGGCCTATGCGGCGGCGGACTTTTCGCAGGAGAACCAGGGCTTCGTCGATCTATTCCGTGAATACTTTCCAGAGTTCTCCGGGGGCCATGTGCTCGACCTGGGTTGTGGCCCTGGCGATATTCCCATTCGTTTGGCCCGCGCAGTACCAGGCTGTCGGATTACTGCGGTCGACGCGTCTTCCCCGATGATACGGTTGGCCGAGGACAGGGTGCGGCAAGCGGGGCTGTCCGATCGTATCACCTTCCGCTGTGAACGATTTCAGGACCTTGCCGGGGCCAATATGGCCGATGCCGCCATGTCCAATAGCCTGTTACACCATGTGCCGAACCCGCTGCAGTTCTGGCACAAAATACGTGTGGCTGTGAAGCCTGGTTCGCCTGTGCTCGTGATGGACCTCTTGCGGCCTGAATCGCCGGGAGAGGCGCAGGCGATCGTCGACCGGTATGCCTCAGGGGCTCCGGACATTCTCAGGAGAGATTTCTACAACTCGTTGCTGGCGGCGTTCACCGAAGATGAAATCAGCGCACAATTGGCGCAAATGAATTTGACGCGCTTGATCATCGATGTACCGGATGATCGGCATTGGGTCGTGGGAGGGCTTATCCATTAA
- a CDS encoding HU family DNA-binding protein, producing MNKSELIEAIAKHADLSKASAGRALEGALSAIKGSLKKKQSVSLVGFGTFKVSNRAARTGRNPRTGKALKIKAAKVPKFKPGKALKDFVN from the coding sequence GTGAATAAATCTGAGCTCATTGAAGCCATTGCCAAACATGCCGACCTGTCAAAGGCCTCAGCAGGCAGAGCGCTGGAAGGAGCCTTGTCTGCGATCAAAGGCAGCCTCAAGAAAAAGCAAAGCGTGTCCCTGGTCGGATTTGGCACCTTCAAAGTCAGCAACCGCGCCGCTCGCACCGGACGTAATCCTCGCACCGGCAAAGCGTTGAAGATTAAAGCAGCCAAAGTTCCGAAGTTCAAACCAGGCAAAGCGCTGAAAGATTTCGTCAACTAA
- a CDS encoding MOSC domain-containing protein, protein MTAPGRPSYPHVHQINVSDGGVPKKPIREATVMERGVEGDRQRNLKVHGGPDRAVCLYSLELLERLQGEGHPIHAGSSGENLTLAGVEWEIIQPGVRLAVGPAVQLEVMSYTVPCSHNAPWFQDGDYQRISQKKHPGWSRVYAKVLREGLVRSGDAVTVMKA, encoded by the coding sequence ATGACCGCACCAGGACGACCGTCCTATCCTCATGTGCATCAGATCAACGTCTCTGACGGCGGTGTCCCGAAGAAGCCGATTCGTGAAGCGACGGTGATGGAGCGGGGTGTAGAGGGCGATCGGCAACGAAATCTAAAAGTGCATGGTGGGCCTGATCGGGCCGTCTGTCTCTACTCGCTCGAATTGCTTGAGAGGCTTCAGGGCGAAGGTCACCCGATTCACGCGGGGTCGTCGGGGGAAAACCTGACGCTTGCGGGAGTGGAATGGGAGATCATTCAGCCAGGTGTGCGATTGGCCGTTGGCCCGGCTGTTCAGCTGGAAGTGATGAGCTACACGGTTCCCTGCAGTCACAACGCGCCATGGTTTCAGGACGGGGACTATCAGCGCATCTCCCAGAAAAAGCATCCAGGCTGGAGCCGGGTCTATGCCAAGGTGCTGCGTGAAGGGCTTGTGAGATCGGGCGATGCAGTGACGGTGATGAAGGCATAG
- a CDS encoding 50S ribosomal protein L11 methyltransferase, with translation MAQDWIDVTIHADIDAGELLGALSDPFVQGAWQDGPTMHLYWPSDRWSADHVAALRAVLQQFGGADAEVLVQSIPNQDWNRQWAQSVRPIRIGRRIVIRPSWEQAVLQPQDIEIVLDPKQAFGTGHHATTRMLLEWLEDVVHGGESVLDVGSGSGILAMVALRLGATSALGVECDAVAVDCARDYARENGFGSELQLVCGTLSDVAGSSRPHLVLANLDRQTLLLLCDELAEYATHGARLLLSGILFDQEQEILEAFSKVGALFSQRREQEGWVALELLMGESCEGASR, from the coding sequence ATGGCACAGGATTGGATAGACGTTACGATTCACGCCGACATCGACGCGGGAGAACTCCTGGGCGCGCTGTCAGATCCCTTCGTACAGGGGGCCTGGCAGGATGGTCCTACGATGCATCTCTATTGGCCGAGCGACCGGTGGAGTGCCGATCATGTGGCGGCGCTTCGAGCGGTCTTGCAACAGTTCGGTGGGGCCGATGCCGAAGTGCTGGTGCAATCGATACCGAATCAGGATTGGAATCGGCAATGGGCTCAGTCGGTTAGGCCGATCAGGATCGGTCGGCGGATCGTCATCCGGCCGAGCTGGGAGCAGGCGGTGCTGCAGCCACAAGATATTGAGATTGTGCTCGACCCCAAGCAGGCGTTTGGGACCGGACACCATGCGACGACGCGGATGTTACTCGAATGGCTGGAGGATGTCGTGCACGGCGGCGAGTCCGTGCTGGATGTGGGGTCAGGCAGCGGGATTCTGGCGATGGTCGCACTGAGGCTGGGGGCGACCTCGGCCCTTGGAGTCGAATGCGATGCTGTTGCGGTGGACTGCGCACGAGACTATGCAAGAGAGAACGGGTTTGGAAGTGAGCTGCAGTTAGTCTGTGGGACGCTCAGCGATGTCGCCGGATCATCTCGGCCTCATCTCGTGCTGGCGAACCTCGACCGTCAGACGCTTTTGCTGCTGTGCGATGAACTGGCGGAATACGCGACTCATGGTGCGCGGCTCTTGCTGTCCGGCATTCTGTTCGATCAAGAGCAGGAGATTCTCGAAGCCTTTTCCAAGGTTGGCGCGCTGTTCTCCCAGCGGCGAGAGCAAGAGGGCTGGGTGGCATTGGAATTATTGATGGGGGAATCCTGCGAAGGAGCTAGCCGATGA
- a CDS encoding MutS family DNA mismatch repair protein translates to MNPIPLLTEPGPSSKVEATMQQNQHHAQAPVREQTLQRLLRRTDRLLQTGLRTSATFTRWRVVLFVTALLCTITLYRLGWYQAGNGSLAGFLILFLIVASYHTRLEQRIHRLREWQQIKQTHAARLRLDWDRIPAQTFAGPAHHLYANDLDLVGPHSLFQLLDTTVSSHGRERLAAWLLSQPPGADAWVQRQALVRELTARPLFRDRLALEARLLGEQEIDGHRLAAVLQHRLDIPRLHLILPIQALLAATTAGLGLAALLNLLPGYWMFSFGLYALVYFFTDQGEELLEHAVGLHHEVEKLGTVFGHIDRHARRSRSVLSRTWAPLTNNATSPLRLIRQAAQVLHGISIKAHPVVHLAVNALCPWDLWFARRLGQIQDQIRDHLPLWLDRLAEIEAASALATFAYLHPGYIWPSSLQTDGQQNGAAPRCSARNLGHPLIPHAMRVANDFSLQGLGQVLLVTGSNMSGKSTFLRTVGINICLAQAGAPVCASHFEWTWVRVVCCIRVDDSLDEGLSFFYAEVKRLKTLLDATMDRSHAPVLFLIDEIFKGTNNRERLIGSRSFITGLSQGHGFGMVTTHDLELTDLDKTVPGLRNAHFQETVEAGALQFDYQLRSGPCPTTNALRIMELEGLPVPRQTDAHHS, encoded by the coding sequence TTGAATCCTATCCCGTTATTGACGGAGCCTGGCCCATCCAGTAAGGTCGAAGCGACCATGCAACAGAATCAGCACCACGCACAAGCGCCAGTACGAGAGCAGACGTTGCAGCGGCTGCTTCGACGAACCGATCGGTTGCTCCAGACAGGACTCCGAACCAGTGCCACCTTTACCCGCTGGCGTGTCGTCCTGTTCGTCACGGCGCTGCTCTGCACGATTACGCTCTACAGACTCGGTTGGTACCAGGCCGGCAATGGTTCGCTTGCCGGTTTTCTCATCCTGTTTCTGATCGTCGCGAGCTATCATACCAGGCTGGAACAGCGGATTCATCGGCTCCGGGAATGGCAACAGATCAAGCAGACGCATGCCGCTCGCCTCCGCCTCGATTGGGACAGAATCCCTGCACAGACCTTCGCCGGGCCGGCCCATCATCTCTACGCGAACGATCTCGATCTCGTCGGCCCCCATTCGTTGTTTCAATTGCTCGACACCACCGTCTCCTCGCACGGCCGCGAGCGATTGGCTGCATGGCTCCTCTCACAGCCGCCTGGCGCTGACGCCTGGGTGCAACGCCAAGCCTTGGTCCGCGAGCTCACGGCACGGCCATTGTTTCGAGACCGATTGGCGCTTGAAGCCCGCTTGCTCGGTGAGCAGGAGATCGACGGCCATCGCCTGGCTGCCGTACTGCAACATCGCCTGGACATTCCCCGACTGCACCTCATCCTGCCGATCCAGGCCCTCCTCGCCGCGACCACCGCAGGGCTCGGACTCGCTGCGCTGCTGAATCTGCTGCCAGGATACTGGATGTTCTCCTTCGGCCTCTACGCGCTCGTCTATTTTTTCACGGACCAGGGAGAGGAATTGCTCGAACATGCGGTCGGCCTCCACCATGAAGTCGAGAAACTCGGAACGGTATTCGGGCACATCGACCGTCATGCGAGACGCTCTCGCTCCGTCCTCTCGCGCACTTGGGCCCCGCTCACGAACAACGCCACGTCCCCTCTTCGTCTGATCCGACAGGCCGCACAGGTCCTCCATGGCATCAGCATCAAAGCCCATCCGGTCGTCCACCTTGCCGTGAATGCCCTCTGCCCCTGGGACCTCTGGTTCGCCAGAAGGTTGGGCCAGATCCAGGATCAGATCCGCGATCATCTCCCTCTGTGGCTGGATCGACTGGCGGAAATTGAAGCGGCTTCGGCATTGGCCACTTTCGCCTACCTGCACCCCGGCTACATCTGGCCCTCATCGCTTCAAACCGACGGCCAACAGAATGGGGCAGCCCCGCGCTGTTCCGCTCGCAATCTCGGTCATCCGCTGATTCCCCATGCGATGCGCGTGGCCAACGACTTCTCCCTTCAGGGCCTCGGACAGGTGCTGCTCGTGACCGGATCCAACATGTCTGGGAAAAGTACCTTCCTCCGGACTGTGGGAATCAATATCTGCCTCGCACAAGCTGGCGCACCGGTCTGCGCCAGTCATTTCGAGTGGACCTGGGTGCGCGTGGTCTGCTGTATCCGGGTAGACGACTCGCTCGACGAGGGGCTGTCATTTTTCTATGCGGAAGTGAAACGGCTGAAGACCCTGCTCGACGCGACGATGGATCGATCCCACGCCCCGGTGCTCTTCTTGATCGACGAAATTTTCAAGGGCACCAACAACCGCGAGCGATTGATCGGGAGCCGCTCCTTCATCACCGGCCTCTCGCAAGGCCATGGGTTCGGCATGGTCACGACCCACGACCTCGAATTGACCGATCTCGACAAGACAGTGCCGGGATTACGCAACGCCCACTTTCAGGAAACGGTGGAAGCCGGCGCACTCCAATTCGACTACCAGCTCCGTTCAGGCCCCTGCCCCACCACCAACGCCTTGCGGATCATGGAATTGGAAGGGTTGCCGGTCCCTCGCCAGACGGACGCTCATCACTCTTAG